Genomic DNA from Comamonas antarctica:
ATGATGCGCACGCGCATAAGGCATGTGCTGGTGCTGCTGGCCGCCCTGCTCGTTGCCGGCGTGGCTGCCGTGGCCTGGCTCAATCTGCGCGGCGAGGCACCCGCGCCGCAGCTGCTGCGCGCATCCGGCGCTGCGACCGCGCCTGCAGACCCGACCGTCTTGGAGAAGGGCGCCTACCTGGCGCGCGCCGGCAATTGCATGGGCTGCCACACCGTGCCCGGCGGCGCGCAGTACGCGGGCGGACGCGGCATCGAGACGCCGTTTGGCATGGTCTATGCGCCCAATCTCACGCCCGACGCGGACACCGGCCTGGGCCGCTGGACACCCGATGCGTTCTGGCGCGCACTGCACCATGGCCGCTCGCTGGACGGCCGGCTGCTGTATCCCGCCTTTCCCTACCCGCAGTACACCCGCGTGCTGCGCGAGGATTCGGACGCGCTGTTTGCCTACCTGCAAAGCCTGGCGCCGGTCAAGGCGCCGGCCAAGCCCCATCAGCTGCAGTTTCCCTTCAACACCCAGGCCGCGCTCGCGGTCTGGCGCGCGCTGTATTTCCGCGCCGGAGCGTGGCAGCCGGCCGCCGGCGCCGCACCCGAGTGGAACCGCGGCGCCTATCTGGTGCAGGGCCTGGGCCATTGCGCCGCCTGCCATTCGGCGCGCAACCGCTGGGGCGGGCTGGCCCAGGAAGGCCTGCTGCTGGGCGGTGCGCTCGAAGGCTGGCACGCGCCCGCGCTGGGCGGCACGCAGATGCCGCAGCAGGAACTGGTGCAACTGCTGCAGACCGGTGTCGCTGCCACGGCCTCGGCCACCGGGCCGATGGCCGAAGTGGTGTTCGGCAGCACCCAGTACCTGTCCGGCGACGACCTGCGCGCCATGGCCACGTATCTGCAAACCCTGCCCGCACCGGTGCCTGCGGCAGCGCCCGTGGCGCGGGCCCGCGATGCCCCGCTGGGATCCAAGGTCTACGCCCAGCACTGCGCGCAGTGCCATGGCGAACAGGGCGAAGGGCGGCCTGGTGCTTTCGCGGCGCTGGCCGGCAACCGTGCCGTGACGCTGCAGGACCCGAGCAACGTGGTGCGCATGGTGCTGCAAGGCGGCTACCCTCCGGCCACGGCGGGAAATCCCCGGCCCTATGGAATGCCCCCGTTTTCCCATCAACTGAGCGACGCGGAGGTGGCGGCGGTGTCTTCCTTTGTTCGACAATCCTGGGGCAACATGGCGCCAGCGGTTGGTACCATCGAGATTTATCGGGCCCGCGAGAAGCGCGGACGCTGAAGCAAAGGAATCGGAATGGCGAGTGAGTCCCTGAAGCCGGGGCAATGGTTGGTGGTGTGCCTGTGCGCGCAGTGGTGCGGAACCTGCAAGGAATACCGCGAGGGTTTCGAGAAGCTGGCGCAGTCCCATCCCGAAGCGCGCTTTGTCTGGCTGGACATCGAAGACCGCGAGGACGTTGCCGGCGATCTCGACATCGAAACCTTTCCCTCCCTCTTGATTTCCGACGCGCAGCACGCACGTTTCCTGGGCCCGCTGCTGCCGCAGCTGCCGGTGCTGGCGCGCCTGCTGCAGTCGTTGCAAGACGCCGGCCCGGCGCCGCAAGCCGTGTCCGCGACCGCGCAGGCATTGCGCGAACGCGTTCTCGCTGCCGACCTGGCCTGAGCCAAGTACCCCGCCGGCAGGCCATGCCGGCCGCCTGGATGCAAGCCCCGACAATGGTTTGCGGGTACAATATGCAACTCACGACCAAGCGGGCGGGTACATACCGCCCGTTTTTTTTGGTCGGTTGCATTTGTAGCTCGAAGCTGTCGGATGGGTTTTCCGGGGGTTATCGGGTTTTTTGTATTTGCAAGATGGAATTGGATACACGTGGCACTACAGCAAATCGTTGAAGAAACAGTCGCAGGCCTGGGCTATGACCTGGTGGAGATCGAACGCTCCGCGGGCGGGCTGCTGCGCGTCACCATCGATTTGCCATGGCAGCAGCCCACCCCCGAGACGCAGGAACTGCCAGAGCAGTTCATCACCGTCGAAGACTGCGAGAAGGTCACGCGCCAGCTGCAGTTCGCGCTCGAGGTCGATGGCGCCGAATACAAGCGCCTGGAAGTCTCGTCGCCGGGCATCGACCGGCCGCTGCGCCATGAACAGGATTTCGTGCGCTTCGAGGGCTCGGTCATCGATCTGACGCTCAAGCAGCCCATGGGCGAGGCGGCCGCTGGCCAGGTCAGCGCTAACCGCAAGAAATTCCGCGGCACGCTCGAGCGCAGCGAGTCCGGAGGCTGGCAGATCGTCTGGAGCGATGAGCCGGCCGTCAAGCCGGGCCAGCGCGTCAGCAAGAAGCGCGTGCCCGCGCCCTTGCAGGCACTGGGCTTCACGCTCGACGAGCTGCGCGATGCGCGCCTTGCGCCGCTGGTGGACTTCAAGGGCAGGGCAGGCAAGGCCGCCTCGTAGGCGGCTGCGCTGCGGGTCAAATAGCAGGGGGGCAAAGCGGATGCGTCAGGGTGGTGCCCCCTCGGAGTGATTGAAATAGGAGAGTCATCGCATGAATCGCGAATTGTTGATGTTGGTAGAGGCCATTTCGCGCGAGAAGAACGTCGAGCGCGATGTGGTCTTTGGTGCCGTGGAATTGGCGCTGGCCCAGGCCACGAAGAAGCTGTACCAGGGCGAAGTGGATATCCGCGTGGCCATCGACCGTGATAGCGGTGATTACGACACCTTCCGTCGCTGGCTGGTGGTGCCCGATGACGCGGGCCTGCAGAACCCCGAAGCCGAGGAAATGCTGATGGACGCGCAAGACCGCGTTCCCGGCATCGAGGTCGGCGAACACATTGAAGAAGAAGTCGAGTCGGTGCCCATCGGCCGCATCGGCGCGATGGCGGCCAAGCAGGTCATCCTGCAGAAGATCCGTGACGCCGAGCGCGAGATGCTGCTCAACGATTTCATGGCGCGCGGCGAGAAGATCTTCACCGGCACCGTCAAGCGCATGGACAAGGGCGACATCATCGTCGAAGGCGGCCGCGTCGAAGGCCGCCTGCGCCGCAGCGAGATGATCCCCAAGGAAAACCTGCGCAATGGCGACCGCGTGCGCGCCATGATCATGGAAGTCGACCTGACGCTGCGCGGCGCGCCGATCATCCTGTCGCGTTCGGCGCCCGAATTCATGGTGGAGCTGTTCCGCAATGAAGTGCCCGAGATCGAGCAAGGCCTGCTGGAAATCAAGAGCTGCGCCCGCGATCCCGGCAGCCGTGCGAAAATCGCCGTCATCTCGCATGACAAGCGCGTCGACCCGATCGGCACCTGCGTCGGCGTGCGCGGCACGCGGGTGAACGCCGTGACCAACGAGCTGGCCGGCGAGCGCGTCGACATCGTGCTGTGGTCCGAAGATCCGGCCCAGTTCGTGATCGGTGCGCTGGCTCCCGCCAACGTGTCGTCCATCGTGGTGGACGAAGAGAAACATGCCATGGACGTGGTCGTCGACGAGGAAAACCTCGCCATCGCCATCGGCCGCGGCGGCCAGAACGTTCGCCTGGCCTCCGACCTCACCGGTTGGAAGATCAACATCATGGACGCAGCCGAGTCTGCGCAAAAACAGGCCGACGAGACCGACACGGCGCGTCGCCT
This window encodes:
- a CDS encoding thioredoxin family protein; translation: MASESLKPGQWLVVCLCAQWCGTCKEYREGFEKLAQSHPEARFVWLDIEDREDVAGDLDIETFPSLLISDAQHARFLGPLLPQLPVLARLLQSLQDAGPAPQAVSATAQALRERVLAADLA
- a CDS encoding c-type cytochrome, which gives rise to MMRTRIRHVLVLLAALLVAGVAAVAWLNLRGEAPAPQLLRASGAATAPADPTVLEKGAYLARAGNCMGCHTVPGGAQYAGGRGIETPFGMVYAPNLTPDADTGLGRWTPDAFWRALHHGRSLDGRLLYPAFPYPQYTRVLREDSDALFAYLQSLAPVKAPAKPHQLQFPFNTQAALAVWRALYFRAGAWQPAAGAAPEWNRGAYLVQGLGHCAACHSARNRWGGLAQEGLLLGGALEGWHAPALGGTQMPQQELVQLLQTGVAATASATGPMAEVVFGSTQYLSGDDLRAMATYLQTLPAPVPAAAPVARARDAPLGSKVYAQHCAQCHGEQGEGRPGAFAALAGNRAVTLQDPSNVVRMVLQGGYPPATAGNPRPYGMPPFSHQLSDAEVAAVSSFVRQSWGNMAPAVGTIEIYRAREKRGR
- the rimP gene encoding ribosome maturation factor RimP, whose product is MALQQIVEETVAGLGYDLVEIERSAGGLLRVTIDLPWQQPTPETQELPEQFITVEDCEKVTRQLQFALEVDGAEYKRLEVSSPGIDRPLRHEQDFVRFEGSVIDLTLKQPMGEAAAGQVSANRKKFRGTLERSESGGWQIVWSDEPAVKPGQRVSKKRVPAPLQALGFTLDELRDARLAPLVDFKGRAGKAAS
- the nusA gene encoding transcription termination factor NusA, with the translated sequence MNRELLMLVEAISREKNVERDVVFGAVELALAQATKKLYQGEVDIRVAIDRDSGDYDTFRRWLVVPDDAGLQNPEAEEMLMDAQDRVPGIEVGEHIEEEVESVPIGRIGAMAAKQVILQKIRDAEREMLLNDFMARGEKIFTGTVKRMDKGDIIVEGGRVEGRLRRSEMIPKENLRNGDRVRAMIMEVDLTLRGAPIILSRSAPEFMVELFRNEVPEIEQGLLEIKSCARDPGSRAKIAVISHDKRVDPIGTCVGVRGTRVNAVTNELAGERVDIVLWSEDPAQFVIGALAPANVSSIVVDEEKHAMDVVVDEENLAIAIGRGGQNVRLASDLTGWKINIMDAAESAQKQADETDTARRLFMENLDVDEEIADILIEEGFASLEEVAYVPLQEMLEIESFDEDTVNELRARAKDALLTMEIAREENVDKVSQDLRDLEGLTPELVAKLADGGVHTRDDLADLAIDELTELTGQSADEAKALIMKAREHWFTGQE